The following coding sequences are from one Nicotiana tabacum cultivar K326 chromosome 1, ASM71507v2, whole genome shotgun sequence window:
- the LOC107828346 gene encoding protein BIG GRAIN 1-like B, producing the protein MEKEKSRKHYKNPSFSSTLLDEIYRSIDGYDQRKEVSKLPKETKKYSNKSNGVAKAKANNNNKSIEDEEIASFRRACLIEKWMEKKVKDKVLMTRKGPSSLPDLLDNDPLFFSSTSSSESNSGTLSTTSSEADCFYSEKSSRNTTTATATTCFAAAKSKKSVRRASVSPRLEHRSEFYLFDDYHNQKTEENEESLIKSKSRALKIYNNLKKVKQPISPGGRLTNFLSSIFNNGNGKKSKDLVNIERNAKSGQAASSTCSSASSFSRSCLSTKTPPNLTPKFQNGVKRTVRFNPVSVIVDEDCRPCGHKCIYDQESDNFQKLKSQGNAAIIEKNRKYEVTKVDSLKSYKQLKKKNDYIVDYKEEEEEEDFEDEDAASDSSSDLFEIDHLAFFGNNRFCEELPVYETTHLDTNRGIANRFVR; encoded by the coding sequence ATGGAGAAAGAGAAATCTAGAAAACATTACAAAAATCCTTCATTTTCTTCCACACTTCTTGATGAAATCTACCGTTCAATTGATGGTTATGACCAAAGAAAGGAAGTTTCAAAATTACCAAAGGAAACCAAAAAATACAGCAACAAAAGCAATGGTGTAGCTAAAGCAaaagccaacaacaacaacaagagcATAGAAGATGAAGAAATAGCAAGTTTTAGAAGGGCATGTTTGATTGAAAAATGGATGGAGAAAAAAGTGAAAGATAAAGTTTTGATGACAAGAAAAGGACCATCTTCACTTCCTGATTTATTAGACAATGATCCACTATTTTTCAGTTCAACAAGTTCTTCTGAATCCAATTCTGGTACTCTCTCTACAACTTCCTCTGAAGCTGACTGTTTTTACTCTGAAAAATCCTCAAGAAATACTACTACAGCTACTGCTACTACTTGTTTTGCTGCGGCAAAGAGTAAAAAATCAGTGAGAAGAGCCAGTGTTTCACCACGTTTGGAACATAGGAGtgagttttatttatttgatGATTATCACAACCAAAAAACAGAGGAAAATGAGGAGAGTTTGATTAAGTCAAAATCAAGAGCTTTGAAAATCTATAACAATTTGAAGAAAGTTAAACAACCCATTTCACCTGGTGGTCGTCTTACTAATTTTCTCAGTTCTATTTTCAATAATGGAAATGGGAAAAAATCCAAGGATCTTGTTAATATTGAGAGGAATGCAAAATCTGGTCAAGCTGCTTCATCAACTTGTTCATCAGCTTCATCATTTTCAAGATCTTGTTTGAGTACTAAAACCCCACCAAATTTaacgccaaaattccaaaatGGTGTAAAAAGGACAGTGAGATTTAACCCTGTTAGTGTAATTGTTGATGAAGATTGTCGTCCTTGTGGTCATAAATGCATATATGACCAGGAATCTGATAATTTTCAAAAGCTCAAATCCCAAGGAAATGCAGCAATAATTGAGAAGAACAGGAAATATGAAGTGACTAAAGTTGATTCTTTGAAAAGCTATAAACAACTTAAGAAGAAGAATGATTACATTGTTGattataaagaagaagaagaagaagaagattttgAAGATGAAGATGCAGCAAGTGATTCAAGTTCAGATTTGTTTGAAATTGATCATTTAGCATTTTTTGGTAATAATAGGTTTTGTGAAGAACTTCCTGTGTATGAAACTACTCATCTTGATACCAATAGAGGAATTGCTAATCGTTTCGTTCGTTAA